The following proteins are co-located in the Paludibaculum fermentans genome:
- a CDS encoding proline dehydrogenase family protein, which yields MLRQTFLFLSRHQKLRHWFETSSRAQQLTSRFVAGETLDDVMRVVKELQNAGTMSTLDHLGENVTTVEEAETSRRFCDEALDAIAASGLPATISIKLTQLGLDLGEDVCRRNVDALVVKAQAMGSRVEVDMEASEYVDRTLNLVQHFQREYGCMRSVLQAYLFRTDEDVRRMCALGVPIRLCKGAYKEPPEVAYPKKSDVDARYLQLAVMLLDEGAYPAMATHDPRMIDGILAHAARSGRKPHEFEFQMLYGVRRDLQQMLVKQGFRLRLYVPYGDSWYPYFMRRLAERPANAFFVARNLLRS from the coding sequence ATGCTAAGGCAGACATTTCTCTTCCTCTCCCGTCATCAGAAGCTGCGCCATTGGTTTGAAACTTCGAGCCGGGCGCAGCAGCTCACCAGCCGGTTTGTGGCTGGGGAGACTTTGGACGACGTGATGCGGGTGGTGAAGGAACTGCAGAACGCCGGGACGATGTCGACGCTGGATCACCTGGGCGAGAATGTGACCACGGTGGAAGAGGCCGAGACGTCGCGGCGGTTCTGCGACGAGGCTCTGGACGCCATCGCCGCCTCCGGGCTGCCGGCTACGATCTCCATTAAATTGACCCAGTTGGGCTTGGATCTGGGCGAGGACGTGTGCCGCCGGAATGTGGATGCGCTGGTGGTGAAGGCTCAGGCGATGGGGAGCCGGGTCGAGGTCGATATGGAGGCCAGCGAGTACGTCGACCGGACGCTGAACCTGGTGCAGCACTTCCAGCGCGAGTACGGCTGCATGCGCAGCGTGCTGCAGGCTTATCTGTTCCGGACGGACGAAGATGTCCGGCGGATGTGCGCGTTGGGCGTGCCGATCCGGTTGTGCAAGGGCGCCTACAAGGAACCGCCGGAGGTGGCGTATCCGAAGAAGTCGGATGTGGATGCGCGGTATCTGCAACTGGCGGTGATGCTGCTGGACGAGGGCGCCTATCCGGCGATGGCCACGCACGATCCGCGGATGATCGACGGGATTCTGGCGCATGCGGCGCGGTCGGGCCGGAAGCCGCACGAGTTCGAGTTCCAGATGCTGTACGGGGTGCGGCGGGACTTGCAGCAGATGCTGGTGAAGCAGGGATTCCGGCTGCGGCTCTACGTGCCCTACGGTGATTCCTGGTATCCCTACTTCATGCGGCGGCTGGCGGAACGGCCGGCCAACGCGTTCTTTGTGGCCCGGAATCTGCTGCGCTCCTGA
- a CDS encoding transglycosylase domain-containing protein yields the protein MRIQVPRKALLVRFFLHPVGKSLLGISALALIVFVGAFSYYWVKYSRLIDQKLKEGPFTETAQLFATPEPIAVGDSLSADELVGALKRRGYTESRSNRLGWYHVRQDGVEIFPGVDAYINSEPGVVFLSGGTVTRIISNRDNTERQRYFLDPELITNLFDRKREKRRLVRYEDIPQILVHAVISIEDKRFFEHSGFDPLRIIRTAWVDVTQNRRYGASTISMQTARNLWLTQDKTASRKAAEILITLQIEQKLTKEQIFEFYSNQVDLGQHRSFAVHGFGEAAQVYFSKDIRELRLEEAALLAGLIQRPNYFNPYRHPERAMQRRNIVLKLMRENGFITDLQFIEASKAPVKVVEGGAESTDAPYFVDLVNDDLQENFSDIDFQTSSYRIYTTLDMKLQRDAVEAVNIGMAEVDSLLSKRKKKYPQAQVAMLVLDPHTAEIKALIGGRNYGASQLNRVLSKRQPGSAFKPFVYASVLSTTLEGQNASVTPVTQVVDEPTTFFYDGQEYEPGNYHGAFYGLVNMRQALSKSMNIPTVKFAEMAGYGNVANLARRAGMEGVRATPALALGSYEVTPLDIAGAYTIFSNGGVYTKQNLIKEVRSSSGGLIHEYRPVRRGVLDPRVAYMVVNLMEEVLRSGTGAGARARGFGLPAAGKTGTSHDAWFAGFTSKLLCIVWVGFDDNQELPLEGAQAALPIWTEFMKRGHRYREYRGVQQFEAPDGIATVDIDPLSGQLATGACPNPRPEVFIAGTQPVDLCHLHGGGGRTQVASWDTPEPAAAAQAPASSGSHSSSRPSRPKAEEPVADAKPAQPQPKPEKKGIGGWFRAIFK from the coding sequence GTGCGTATACAGGTCCCCCGCAAAGCCCTCCTCGTCCGCTTCTTTCTACATCCTGTTGGAAAATCGCTGCTGGGCATCAGCGCCCTCGCCCTCATCGTTTTCGTCGGCGCTTTCAGCTACTACTGGGTGAAGTACTCGCGGTTGATCGACCAGAAGCTGAAAGAGGGGCCGTTCACTGAGACGGCGCAGCTGTTTGCCACGCCGGAACCGATCGCGGTGGGCGACAGCCTCTCCGCGGACGAGCTGGTGGGCGCGTTGAAGCGGCGCGGATACACTGAGTCGCGCAGCAACCGGCTGGGCTGGTATCACGTGCGGCAGGACGGCGTGGAGATCTTCCCCGGCGTCGATGCGTACATCAACAGCGAACCGGGCGTCGTTTTCCTGAGCGGCGGCACAGTGACGCGGATTATCTCCAACCGGGATAACACGGAGCGGCAGCGGTACTTCCTGGATCCGGAACTGATCACCAATCTGTTCGACCGCAAGCGGGAAAAGCGGCGGCTGGTGCGCTACGAGGACATTCCGCAGATCCTGGTGCACGCGGTGATCTCGATCGAGGACAAGCGGTTTTTCGAGCATTCCGGGTTCGATCCGCTGCGCATCATCCGGACGGCCTGGGTGGATGTGACGCAGAACCGGCGGTACGGTGCGTCGACCATCAGCATGCAGACGGCTCGCAATTTGTGGCTGACGCAGGACAAGACCGCCTCCAGAAAAGCGGCCGAGATCCTGATTACGCTGCAGATTGAGCAGAAGCTGACGAAGGAACAGATCTTCGAGTTCTACTCGAACCAGGTGGATCTGGGGCAGCACCGCAGTTTCGCCGTCCACGGGTTTGGCGAAGCGGCGCAGGTCTATTTTTCCAAGGACATCCGGGAACTGCGCCTGGAAGAGGCGGCGCTGCTGGCCGGGCTGATCCAGCGCCCGAACTACTTCAATCCTTACCGGCATCCTGAGCGGGCGATGCAGCGGCGGAACATCGTGCTCAAGCTGATGCGGGAGAACGGGTTCATCACCGATCTGCAGTTCATCGAGGCGTCCAAGGCTCCGGTGAAGGTCGTGGAGGGTGGGGCGGAATCGACGGATGCCCCGTACTTTGTGGACCTGGTGAACGACGACCTGCAGGAGAACTTCTCGGACATCGATTTCCAGACGAGTTCGTACAGGATCTATACAACGCTGGACATGAAGTTGCAGCGGGACGCGGTCGAAGCCGTGAACATCGGGATGGCCGAGGTGGACAGCCTGCTGTCGAAGCGGAAGAAGAAGTATCCGCAGGCGCAGGTGGCCATGCTGGTGCTGGATCCGCACACGGCGGAGATCAAGGCACTGATCGGCGGGCGGAACTACGGAGCCAGCCAGTTGAATCGGGTGTTGTCGAAGCGGCAGCCGGGATCGGCGTTCAAGCCCTTTGTCTACGCGAGCGTGCTGAGCACGACGCTGGAAGGGCAGAATGCGTCGGTCACGCCGGTGACCCAGGTGGTGGATGAGCCGACGACGTTCTTCTACGACGGGCAGGAGTATGAGCCCGGCAACTATCACGGAGCGTTCTATGGCCTGGTGAACATGCGCCAGGCACTGTCGAAGTCGATGAACATTCCGACGGTGAAGTTCGCCGAGATGGCCGGATATGGAAACGTGGCGAACCTGGCGCGCAGGGCAGGGATGGAGGGCGTCCGGGCGACGCCGGCGCTGGCCCTGGGCTCGTATGAAGTGACGCCGCTGGATATTGCCGGTGCGTATACGATCTTCTCGAACGGCGGCGTGTACACCAAGCAGAATCTGATCAAGGAAGTCCGCAGCTCCTCGGGCGGGCTGATCCACGAATACCGGCCGGTGCGTCGTGGGGTGTTGGATCCGCGTGTCGCCTACATGGTGGTGAACCTGATGGAAGAGGTGCTGCGGTCGGGCACGGGCGCGGGCGCACGGGCACGCGGCTTCGGGTTGCCGGCGGCCGGCAAGACAGGTACCTCGCATGATGCGTGGTTTGCCGGATTCACCTCGAAACTGCTTTGTATTGTGTGGGTTGGCTTCGACGACAACCAGGAACTGCCGCTGGAAGGCGCGCAGGCGGCGCTGCCCATCTGGACGGAGTTCATGAAGCGGGGGCACCGCTACCGGGAGTACCGGGGCGTCCAGCAGTTCGAAGCTCCGGATGGAATTGCGACGGTGGATATCGACCCGTTGAGCGGACAGTTGGCCACGGGCGCCTGCCCGAATCCGCGGCCCGAGGTCTTTATCGCCGGCACGCAACCCGTGGATTTGTGCCATTTGCACGGCGGCGGCGGCCGGACCCAGGTGGCCAGTTGGGACACTCCGGAGCCGGCGGCGGCCGCCCAGGCACCCGCTTCTTCCGGGTCGCACTCCTCATCCCGCCCGTCGAGGCCCAAAGCGGAAGAACCTGTTGCAGATGCAAAACCTGCCCAGCCGCAACCAAAGCCTGAAAAGAAGGGTATCGGCGGCTGGTTTCGGGCTATATTTAAGTAG